A window of the Artemia franciscana chromosome 3, ASM3288406v1, whole genome shotgun sequence genome harbors these coding sequences:
- the LOC136024798 gene encoding DNA-directed RNA polymerase II subunit RPB9-like isoform X2, whose amino-acid sequence MLYPKEDHENRRLLYACRNCDFRQPADNNCIYVNKIMHEVDELTQIVTDVIADPTLPRSSEHSCPKCGHRETVFFQAISRRAEDEMRLYYVCTNVNCCHRFTE is encoded by the exons aTGCTTTATCCAAAAGAAGACCATGAAAATCGACGTCTGCTCTATGCT TGCCGTAATTGTGACTTCAGACAGCCAGCTGACAACAACTGCATTTACGTCAACAAAATTATGCACGAGGTTGA TGAACTTACTCAAATCGTGACTGACGTAATAGCCGATCCAACATTGCCACGTTCTTCAGAGCATTCCTGCCCGAAATGTGGTCATCGAGAAACTGTCTTTTTCCAA GCAATTTCAAGGAGAGCTGAAGACGAAATGAGGCTTTACTACGTATGCACTAATGTCAACTGCTGCCATAGATTTACTGAGTAA
- the LOC136024798 gene encoding DNA-directed RNA polymerase II subunit RPB9-like isoform X1, with amino-acid sequence MMNTGTNRGPGFVGIRFCPECNNMLYPKEDHENRRLLYACRNCDFRQPADNNCIYVNKIMHEVDELTQIVTDVIADPTLPRSSEHSCPKCGHRETVFFQAISRRAEDEMRLYYVCTNVNCCHRFTE; translated from the exons ATGATGAATACTGGAACTAATCGTGGACCTGGTTTTGTTGGCATTCGCTTTTGCCCGGAATg taataacaTGCTTTATCCAAAAGAAGACCATGAAAATCGACGTCTGCTCTATGCT TGCCGTAATTGTGACTTCAGACAGCCAGCTGACAACAACTGCATTTACGTCAACAAAATTATGCACGAGGTTGA TGAACTTACTCAAATCGTGACTGACGTAATAGCCGATCCAACATTGCCACGTTCTTCAGAGCATTCCTGCCCGAAATGTGGTCATCGAGAAACTGTCTTTTTCCAA GCAATTTCAAGGAGAGCTGAAGACGAAATGAGGCTTTACTACGTATGCACTAATGTCAACTGCTGCCATAGATTTACTGAGTAA